A segment of the Xenopus tropicalis strain Nigerian chromosome 6, UCB_Xtro_10.0, whole genome shotgun sequence genome:
TCAAGGTCATTGTCACCTCCAGACCAAAGAAATGCACAACAAGGAGTTAGATACATAAATCCCCCAGAAATCCGGGTGCTCAGGGTGCAAGTGACGCCATGATGATGAGGATTTGTTACCTCTGTTTGTACATCTCTAATGGAACTTTGGGAAAAAAGACTTGTTATGTGGAGAAAAGCTTGGGAGATTGCTCCTTGGTGTTATATTCTAAGTGCCTCAATGCTACAGGCtaactgttagtatgttgtaGTATGACCTATTCTtaacagcttttcaattggtcttcatttacaATTTTGTTCAAATCCTTTCCAgcctccagctttcaaatagaggTGACTGACCCCGACATCCTGCGTCAGGCTACAATTTtcttattgctttttattacttaatgtTCTAATtaggccctctgctattcatctttcaatctggttgctagggtaaagtggaccctagcaaccagataactgctgagaTTCCAACCTCAAGAGCCGCTGGACAAAAAGTACACCACcacaacaataaaacatgaagaccaactgcaaattgtcttaaaatatcaatgtctgcataatcctaaaactgaatttaaaggtgaactaccccattaaaATCTACTAAAGATCCACCCCACACATTGTTTTCCACCCCACAATCCAGCTTGGTTGTGGCCACGCTCTGATCTTTACCCACTACAATTGCAAAGGGCAAATCCATGGCACCTGTGGGAATCCTTGaattattaccaggtccaaactTGCAGTTCTTTTTAGGGCTCATTGACACAACCCTGGCAGCGTAtggcagggaattatgggaaagtAGGTGTCACGTCATATCTATCGCactccctctgctggctgctTGCTGTATATGCAGGGAACCATTTGGAAACCATCCTATTTCTACTatgtgacctattacagtgcattgtgggagtccagactccattttgtagcctgTGCTGTGGAAGAAGCCCACCATATCCATCTTGTCCCCCATGGAAGCATTATGGACACCTGCACTGAGCCACCACTAAAGCTGCCGGCACCTCAGGGTCAGTGCTGCTTCTAATTTGTGCCGGTGCTGTTGTGTTTATGTTGCAGTTGTTCCTCTGTGTTACTATAATTTGCAATATCCtcgttatatttcattttatttatattatagtttCACCTTTTGCCATAATTATCCAGTAAAATTCTACAGACTTCACTCTTGGTCTGTTTTATTGGAGAGTGATGTGCGATCAGCACCCGGACCTAACCAACACCTGGACCTAACCAGCACCCGGACCTAACCAGCGCCCTGGCCTAACCAGTGCCCGGACCCAACCAGCGCCCAGACCTAACCAGCGCCCAGACCTAAGCAGCACCCAGGCCTAACCAGCACCCGGACCTAACCAACATCGGACCTAACCAACACCCGGACCTAACCAGCGCCCGGACCCAACCAGTGCCCAGACCTAACCAGTGCCCGGACCTAAGCAGCACCCAGGCCTAACCAACACCCGGACCTAACCAACACCCGGACCTAACCAAAACCCAGACCTAACCAGCACCCGGACCTAACCAACACCCGGACCTAACCAACACCCGGACCTAACCAGCACCCGGACCTAACCAGCACCCGGACCTAACCAATACTCAGACCTAACCAGCACCTGGACCTAGCCAGCACCCGGGCCTAAGCAGCGACAAGACCTAACCAGCACCCGGACCTAACCAACACCCAGCTAACCAGCACCCTGACCTAACCAACGCCCAGAACTAACCAGCGCCCGGACCCAACCAGCGCCCAGACCTAACCAGTGCCCGGACCTAAGCAGCACCCAGGCCTAACCAACACCCAGACCTAAGCAGCACCCGGACCTAACCAAAACCCGGACCTAACCAGCACCCTGACCTAACCAACACCGGACCTAACCAACACCCGAACCTAACCAGCACCCGGACCTAACCAACACCCGGACCTAACCAGCACTCGGACCTAACCAGCACCCGGGCCTAAGCAGCGACAAGACCTAACCAGCACCCGGACCTAACCAGCACCCGGGCCTAACCAGCATCCGGGCCTAAGCAGCACCCGGCCCTAACCAGCACCCTGGCCTAACCAGCACCTGTACCTAACCAGTACCCGGGCCTAACCAGTACCTGGGCCTAAGTACATAAGTGATAAGAAACAATATGGATTTCCTTTTAAGCATGACAAGACTTATCCAAGACTGAATTGTAAATTTTTTTCTGGCCTCAGAATGAAGTGCCAGTTCACTATGAGGCACAAGTGCACTATGGGTGCTCAAGCAGAGGGAACTTATAGGGGGCGGCTGTGGTCTGTCCCTAAcgctggataaaaaaaatccgGCATAAAGTGCAGAGTGTAGTGACTGGGGGTGCAGACCAACTCTGTCCTCAATGGCGGCCCCTCACTTAGTCATGTGAATGAGGCACAAGTGAGTGGAATAGGTGCCTCCTACGTGCCCGtctccccaaccccctcacaaATACACTCATGGGGGCAGCCCAAGGTTTCTGTGCTCCACAATGGAACGTGCAGAATACGGCAATTGTCTTAGGCTTGACGGCAGGGAGCTATGTGCCACAAAATGGCAGATTCTACAAGCATTCTGCACTTCCCACCCAGCTTTCAGgttcgtaaatgaccccttataatCCTACAAATAACTTTTTTGGTGGCTTTTTTTGGATAACGGGCATGAGATTCTGCATCATTTGCTCTGTTGCATATTTGATTCCATGTTACGGATAATAACCCAACTTATTTCatgcacattaaaataaaaattaattttatttcttttataacCGGACAGTTGATGATCTCTGTTAAAACTTCCCCTCAGCTGAGTTGAGAAGGACACATGGATCCACATCCCCAGCTCACAGGGGGCCAAGTGTTTGGGACTGTGGTTGTAGACTATTCAAAAAGAattgctgagtggttgctatgggcagctgcATTTGATGAGGCCTATGGAGTGGAAAACAGTGCAGACCCCCCTGTTAGTATTCAGTTAGGAGTCGTTAGTAGGGGATTCCTCTATTTTCTTACTGTTGTGAACACACTTATAATGTCTTTTAAGATAATTCTTAAACAAAAAGTTTTTCCCACACACAGTACAGCTGAATGGCTTTTTCCCAGTGTGGGTCTGCTCATGATACTTGAGACGCTCCTTGCAGGTGAAGCGTTTCTCACATTGATTGCATGtatatggtttctccccggtgtggatCCGCTGATGAACCGTCAGGTGCACTTTCTCTCTGTAGCGTTTCCCACACTCATTACAGGCAAAGTTCTTCTCTTCAGTGTGAATCAGGCGATGAGTGTACAGACTCGTCTTCTGTGAGAAGTGTTTCCCACATTCCCCACAAGCAAAAGGtttttcccctgtgtgagtcTGTTTGTGGATATGAAGGTTCCGATTTGTAACAAAGCATTTCCCACACTCTTCACATTTAAATGGCTCCTCACCTGTGTGAATCAGAAGATGAGTACGTAGCTTGCCTCTATCCCTAAAGCGTgtcccacactcagtacagacgtgaggcttctcccctgtgtgagttagCTGGTGCGTTTGGAGTCCCTCCCTTCGAGAATACTGTTTCCCACATTCGGAACATTCAAAATGTTTTTCCCCAGTGTGTGTCAGTTTGTGACTATTAAGGCTTTTCAACTCACTGAATTTCTTCCCACACTCTGTGCATGcatatggtttctctcctgtgtgaactcGAAGGTGAATAACAAGAGTGGACTTGTGTCTGTAActtttcccacactcagtacaggcaaagggtttctccccagtgtgactTAACTGGTGATACTTAAGGCCACtctttttaaaaaactgtttcCCACATTCTTTACATTCAAAAGACTTTATCCCAGCATGCTTTTTCATGTGATTTTCTAAATATGAATTCAGAGTGAATGATGTCCCACACTCTTTGCAGGCAAATGGCTTCACCCCAGTGTGTATCTGCATGTGGAATTTAAGTCTTTTCTCTGACAGGAAGGttttcccacactcagtacaaGGAATACCTGCCTCTCCTGTGTGAGTCCGAAGATGAGCAACCAGACTCCCCTTATCCTTGTAGCCCATTCCACACTCAGTGCAGACatagggtttctccccagtgtggacTAACTGGTGCTTATTGAGGGTAAATTTACGATTAAACCTTCTCCCACATGTGACACATTCAAATGGCCTCTCCCCGGTGTGAATTAACTGGTGCTGAATTAGTCCCTTCTTGTGACTGAATCGCCTCCCACACTCAGAGCATTCAAAAGATTTCATCCCAGTGTGGGTTAGTTGATGTGAATTGAAATTCGTCTTAGTCCGGAAACATTTTCCGCACTCTTTACACTCGAATGGTTTCTCTCCCGTGTGAACGCGCTGGTGGATTTGAAGACTTGCCTTTATTCTAAATGATTTATCACACTCTGAACAAGcataaggtttctcccctgtgtgaaccaATTGGTGATTACGgagttctttttttaatgtaaatcttTTTCCGCATTCAGAACAAacaaaaggtttctcccctgagTGGGTTTGACAGTGGTTTTTTAAATCACCTTTCTGAATAAAATCTTTCCCACAACGAGGACAAACATATGGTTTCACCCCAGTGTGGATCATCTGATGTATACAAAGCTGTGACTTTAATCTAAATGCTTTGCCACACTCTGAGcaggaaaatggtttctcccctgagTGAACAGACTGGTGGGACAGGAGAAGGCTTCTTTTTGAAAATCCCTTTCCACAATCAGGACAcacaaatggtttctctcctgtgtgattCTGACGGTGCAGTTTCAGTTGTTCCTTATGGGAAAAGCATTTCCCACACTGAGTACACTGATACGGTTTGACTCCAGTGTGGATCCTCTGGTGCCTAATAAGAGATCCCTTTAGTCGGAAGTGAATCCCACACTCAGAGCAGGAATAAGGTTTTACATTTGCATGAATTAGTATGTGCTGAGAAAGACTTCGTTTCCATGCTAATGTTTTCCCACACGTAGAACAGACATATGGTTTCCCCTTCTGGTGGATTTGCTGATGTTGGTGAAGGCCCCTTTTGTACAGAAAGCTCTCATTACACTGAGTGCAGgggaatggtttctccccagtatgAAGCCACTGGTGCGCTTGGAGGATGATTCTGTGTGAGAAGCATTTCCCACAAACAGTACAGACAAATGGCCTCCCGGTGTGAATCCGTTTGTGGGAGAGAAGTTCCTCGTTGCTACGGAATCGTCTCTCACACTTTGTACAGACAAAAGGTGTCACCGCGCTGTAGGATCTAGAGAACATTCTCTGCTTTGTGCTCAGGGCAGTCATTTTCTTACTGACGGGTGTTAAGTGGGAACTTGTGGTTTTATCTCTTGGATGTATTCGGATCTTTTTTATTGTTCTGTTTGAATGAGTTTTAGTTGGGTCGGGATTTTTGGGAACTTCTGCCTTTTGTTCAAACTCATTTCTTTGATTCTGTTTCTGCTTCATCTTTTTTCCAAATGGAACTAACTTGTACGATTTGGAACCAATATAAGGCCAGttctctgagaaaaaaaaaacacagaagaaGTTGAGGAGTTAATAAATGCAATTAGGGGCTGGTTTATGATTAACTGAGGATTAGGTATAGCTATGCTTTGGAAGACTCTCCTTCTTACAGATCATGGTATAACTCAAATCAAATGGacttgctttgtttttcttgaagacatttcgccagtcatctcaattcagaatgacgtttacaaagatcttcctggaataaatatcCTGCAATGTTCTCTTTCAAGTCCAGTcgatttgacttattactgcaGATATTCAGTATATCAAGCTTGATCAGTTTGTTTGAGATCACTTTGGGTTTTGTTCTTGATCAGAAATATAAAAGTTCAGCCGGCAAGGcggcaagctttttatttttttaaaaagcccaattgagaaaacaaaacaaatgttctTAGGGTAAATGGCACTTTGCAGATATGATTACAGAGCACAGTATCCATTTTACAGTAATTGTGGTGCATGTGTTTATTTATACTGGCAATGGGGCCGTTATGAGCTATTTAAAATGCCGGGCTTGAAACAAAATTGTTTCATTTGCTAATCCAGCCTGCCCTCCATGGGCAAATGAAAGCCCTCGTCTACTGTGACCCCACTATCCAGCTTCCTACAtcatataaaccaattaaatgtgACACAATCTGCTCTACATACTGTAAGTCCTGCTGATTATTACTTATTATACCATTCTCCAAAATTCTCCAGAATGTGTATATACCCTTGTCTCTCATTAAAcactatgttaaaaaaaagaaactgacaAGCCAACTCAGGACCCTCTGCTTTTCCCCAGTTTCTCTATTTGGCAATACCATTTAGAAATGTCTGCGCCCAGCTTCTATTCCAGAAGTTGGAAGTCAGACCGAGTGTCTCTATAGAAAAAATAGCTAATTTATAGAGTGTGGGGAAAAGTGCACAGTTCTATTGCACCTTAACCCGCATGTTGTGTTGTAAGTGCTCCCTGAAAGGACCCTAAGGTAAAAACCACATTTcgttccttttattctgtatacatgatcttcagacttcctgctctcagaaaaatccttcagggcacaacaCAAGTCTGCTCAatttgcttctctctcccccttccttctgctctctccccctcccatctctgctcttTCCCGTCCCcttccttctgctctctccccctcccatctctgctcttTCCCACCCCCTatcttctgctctctccccctcccatctctgctcttTCCCACCCCcttccttctgctctctccccctcctatcTCTGCTCTTTCCCACCCCcttccttctgctctctccccctcctatcTCTGCTCTTTCCCGCCCCCtaccttctgctctctccccctcccatctctgctcttTCCCGCCCCCtaccttctgctctctccccctcccatctctgctgtgtaatctgagctgagagcgtgttgctgcctggaagtgaagtcagaccaagctaaaatggcagcttttatcttaaacaaacagagggaattttatggctgtttactcaggtaagcTAAAGCATTCTGCGGAATAAATATGGCATTCCAGctactattgtgactaatctattggggATAAAATACCATATACATTTCATTATCAAGAAGCTGTAGGCACTTACTGATTTGCAGCTCGGGATGTTTCCCTCCTCCTGGGTGGGTGAGACCTGCAGCTTCATCTTTCCATTTAGACAGTTGGATCCT
Coding sequences within it:
- the LOC100486155 gene encoding zinc finger protein 585A-like produces the protein MEKRKAFLEANGVRFSSTILDSCLLSFPEVRLERIQPNKWKNQARAADLPDPGEGKHSELQISFPVVRLERIQLSKWKDEAAGLTHPGGGKHPELQISFPVVRLERIQLSKWKDEAAGLTHPGGGKHPELQIKNWPYIGSKSYKLVPFGKKMKQKQNQRNEFEQKAEVPKNPDPTKTHSNRTIKKIRIHPRDKTTSSHLTPVSKKMTALSTKQRMFSRSYSAVTPFVCTKCERRFRSNEELLSHKRIHTGRPFVCTVCGKCFSHRIILQAHQWLHTGEKPFPCTQCNESFLYKRGLHQHQQIHQKGKPYVCSTCGKTLAWKRSLSQHILIHANVKPYSCSECGIHFRLKGSLIRHQRIHTGVKPYQCTQCGKCFSHKEQLKLHRQNHTGEKPFVCPDCGKGFSKRSLLLSHQSVHSGEKPFSCSECGKAFRLKSQLCIHQMIHTGVKPYVCPRCGKDFIQKGDLKNHCQTHSGEKPFVCSECGKRFTLKKELRNHQLVHTGEKPYACSECDKSFRIKASLQIHQRVHTGEKPFECKECGKCFRTKTNFNSHQLTHTGMKSFECSECGRRFSHKKGLIQHQLIHTGERPFECVTCGRRFNRKFTLNKHQLVHTGEKPYVCTECGMGYKDKGSLVAHLRTHTGEAGIPCTECGKTFLSEKRLKFHMQIHTGVKPFACKECGTSFTLNSYLENHMKKHAGIKSFECKECGKQFFKKSGLKYHQLSHTGEKPFACTECGKSYRHKSTLVIHLRVHTGEKPYACTECGKKFSELKSLNSHKLTHTGEKHFECSECGKQYSRREGLQTHQLTHTGEKPHVCTECGTRFRDRGKLRTHLLIHTGEEPFKCEECGKCFVTNRNLHIHKQTHTGEKPFACGECGKHFSQKTSLYTHRLIHTEEKNFACNECGKRYREKVHLTVHQRIHTGEKPYTCNQCEKRFTCKERLKYHEQTHTGKKPFSCTVCGKNFLFKNYLKRHYKCVHNSKKIEESPTNDS